The following proteins are encoded in a genomic region of Aminivibrio pyruvatiphilus:
- a CDS encoding HDOD domain-containing protein, with the protein MGLLNVEQLKPGMILEKNLLAFNGRFLLPKGAVLTEGHIRTMKVWGVVEADIEGESDAGTADTLVPEIPAEILRQAENSLKALFALPPMRSPMKEIYALALERAAADLKEGRNGAAGEQADKGFPQGKKKGTAGKIKGSLTPSDLVSRELRLASLPDVYYQIMEVINSARSSASHIAEAVSRDTSLLARLLKLVNSAFYGFPSKIETVSRAVAVIGTKELSTLALGITAVQYFSDIPPEFVDMKNFWRHSVACGVYARLLASEKVGVSEERLFVAGLLHDLGKLVLYRQIPFSAREAMELSAERRIPICEAERELLGFDHAQVGALLLREWKIPAPLETAVRFHHGSAGFPSALEPSLLNVADTLAIAMGMGKSGSSVVPEIEPAAWEATGLSAGVFQPVVRQGDRQIDDITAAFLGNGGR; encoded by the coding sequence TCCGGACCATGAAGGTCTGGGGTGTGGTGGAAGCCGACATTGAAGGTGAATCCGACGCCGGGACCGCTGACACCTTGGTGCCGGAGATTCCCGCAGAGATCCTCCGGCAGGCGGAAAACTCACTGAAGGCCCTTTTTGCCCTTCCTCCGATGCGTTCCCCCATGAAGGAAATCTACGCCCTCGCCCTTGAACGGGCGGCGGCGGACCTCAAGGAAGGACGGAACGGCGCTGCCGGGGAACAGGCGGACAAGGGTTTCCCCCAGGGGAAAAAGAAGGGGACGGCGGGGAAAATAAAGGGGAGCCTTACCCCCTCCGATCTGGTGTCCCGGGAACTCCGCCTCGCTTCACTGCCTGACGTCTATTATCAGATCATGGAGGTCATCAACTCGGCCCGGAGCTCAGCCTCTCATATCGCCGAGGCGGTGAGCAGGGACACGAGCCTTCTCGCCAGGCTCCTCAAGCTGGTGAACAGCGCTTTTTACGGTTTTCCCTCCAAGATCGAAACCGTGTCCAGGGCCGTGGCGGTCATCGGAACGAAGGAACTGTCCACCCTCGCACTCGGCATAACGGCAGTCCAGTATTTCAGCGATATCCCCCCCGAGTTCGTGGACATGAAGAATTTCTGGAGGCATTCTGTGGCATGCGGTGTCTATGCCCGGCTGCTCGCCTCGGAAAAAGTGGGGGTGTCGGAGGAGCGCCTTTTTGTTGCGGGGCTGCTTCACGATCTTGGCAAACTCGTCCTCTACCGGCAGATTCCCTTCTCGGCCAGGGAGGCCATGGAGCTCTCCGCGGAAAGAAGAATTCCCATCTGCGAGGCGGAAAGAGAGCTCCTCGGCTTTGACCACGCCCAGGTGGGGGCCCTTCTCCTGAGAGAATGGAAAATTCCCGCCCCCCTGGAAACGGCGGTTCGCTTCCACCACGGTTCCGCGGGTTTTCCCTCCGCCCTCGAGCCCTCCCTTCTGAATGTGGCGGACACGCTCGCAATCGCCATGGGCATGGGAAAAAGCGGCTCCTCAGTTGTCCCCGAAATTGAGCCTGCTGCCTGGGAAGCCACGGGACTTTCCGCCGGGGTCTTCCAGCCGGTGGTCCGGCAGGGGGACAGGCAGATAGACGACATCACGGCGGCTTTTCTCGGAAACGGGGGACGGTGA
- a CDS encoding diguanylate cyclase domain-containing protein, with protein sequence MVFPEERIACLERRLRVLEETNAFLWKEKSFAVENLESAVTLGSFDTSLNRLDDPRPILEEILARAATILPFKSAAVYLVTEDSSFTQALCSPHGQGAELEELVSRRIEDRTFAWALKRRKSVLSGVSGPEPLHLLHALSTISRTRGMFVGILEGEWQHLSDYSLSLLSVLLSAAAGALESFELYRNLRRLNRDLADRMSQLEESRRELEEYRKFLEQQVEQRTRELSRANEEMKMEIAERMRAEEDLRSSEEMLRLAVEGMGDGVWIWNRTTGKTDLSPLSAEILCGGAEDPAFCISKSASAEAWERIIHEEDRERLSRRKERCFAGDAAAYSAEYRVMGKEGQERWILERGRVVRKDGDGRPLTIAGTHSDITGRKKLEDHIRFQATHDFLTGLPNRFLFEDRLTQVLARAKRQKRKAALFFVDMDDFKKVNDRYGHPAGDAVLKEAGARIVSCVREMDTVCRLGGDEFTVILPDIGGAGEAEMVAGRILEAFGEPFFLGGESVSLSLSVGIGIFPDHGETMEQLLVNADEAMYRTKGQGKKICFLPPRNTFAP encoded by the coding sequence GTGGTCTTCCCTGAAGAGCGTATTGCCTGCCTCGAGCGGCGCCTTCGGGTTCTTGAAGAGACGAACGCCTTCCTGTGGAAGGAAAAAAGCTTTGCCGTGGAAAACCTGGAATCGGCGGTCACCCTTGGCAGCTTCGACACGAGCCTCAACCGTCTCGACGATCCCCGGCCCATCCTCGAGGAAATTCTCGCCAGGGCGGCGACCATCCTGCCCTTCAAATCCGCCGCAGTATATCTTGTCACGGAAGATTCCTCCTTCACCCAGGCCCTGTGTTCCCCTCATGGACAGGGAGCGGAACTGGAGGAGCTCGTTTCCCGGAGGATCGAAGACCGTACGTTCGCCTGGGCTCTCAAGAGAAGAAAATCAGTCCTGTCCGGCGTATCCGGACCTGAACCCCTCCATCTCCTCCACGCCCTGTCCACCATATCCCGGACCAGGGGAATGTTCGTCGGCATTCTCGAAGGAGAGTGGCAGCACCTGTCGGATTATTCCCTTTCCCTTCTCTCGGTGCTGCTCTCCGCCGCCGCCGGAGCGCTGGAGAGCTTCGAGCTGTACCGGAATCTCAGGCGGCTGAACAGGGACCTTGCGGATAGGATGTCCCAGCTTGAGGAATCCCGGAGAGAACTGGAGGAATACCGGAAATTCCTCGAGCAGCAGGTGGAGCAGAGGACAAGGGAACTCTCCCGGGCGAACGAGGAGATGAAGATGGAGATCGCAGAGCGGATGCGGGCCGAGGAGGATCTCCGCTCGAGCGAGGAGATGCTCAGGCTCGCCGTGGAGGGCATGGGGGACGGAGTCTGGATCTGGAACAGAACGACCGGCAAGACCGATCTCTCCCCTCTTTCAGCTGAGATCCTGTGCGGAGGTGCTGAAGATCCGGCGTTCTGCATCTCGAAATCGGCGTCTGCCGAAGCCTGGGAGCGGATTATCCACGAGGAAGACCGGGAACGGCTTTCCAGGAGAAAGGAGCGGTGTTTCGCCGGGGACGCGGCGGCGTACAGTGCGGAATACCGGGTTATGGGAAAGGAAGGACAGGAACGGTGGATCCTCGAGCGGGGAAGGGTGGTCCGGAAGGACGGGGATGGGCGGCCTCTCACAATTGCCGGTACCCACTCGGACATCACCGGAAGAAAAAAACTGGAGGACCACATCCGTTTCCAGGCCACTCACGATTTCCTCACCGGGCTGCCGAACCGCTTTCTCTTCGAGGACCGGCTCACCCAGGTTCTGGCCCGGGCGAAGAGGCAGAAGAGAAAGGCCGCCCTTTTCTTCGTGGACATGGACGATTTCAAGAAAGTGAATGACCGGTACGGACATCCTGCGGGTGATGCCGTCCTAAAGGAGGCGGGCGCCCGCATTGTTTCCTGCGTGCGGGAAATGGACACCGTCTGCAGGCTGGGAGGGGACGAGTTCACCGTCATTCTGCCGGACATCGGCGGCGCAGGCGAGGCTGAAATGGTAGCCGGCCGGATCCTTGAAGCCTTCGGAGAGCCTTTTTTTCTCGGGGGAGAGAGCGTATCCCTCTCTCTGTCAGTGGGGATAGGAATCTTCCCGGACCACGGCGAGACCATGGAGCAGCTTCTGGTCAACGCCGACGAAGCTATGTACAGGACCAAGGGACAGGGGAAGAAGATCTGCTTCCTCCCTCCCCGGAACACGTTTGCCCCCTGA
- the larA gene encoding nickel-dependent lactate racemase, producing MRVFLPYGSSHITCEIPDSRLRAILSPKLPEAEEKTGEAIVRASLARPAGSPPLRELAGGKKNVVILSSDHTRPVPSAVIMPLLLEEIRAGNPGADITILVATGCHRSTTEDELEERYGTEIVRSVRIVVHDSLDENSLVSVGTLPSGGELVLNRLAVEADLLVAEGFIEPHFFAGFSGGRKSVLPGVAAYRTVLANHCAEFIASPGARTGILEGNPIHEDMVYAARKAGLAFICNVVLDPQKRITAAFSGDMEKAHEEGCAFLSRLAKVQAVPADIVITGNGGYPLDQNIYQAVKSMTAAEASCRPGGIIIEAAECRDGHGGEAFYHAFRDIPTARGVLDSILARGRDSTEPDQWEIQIFARILMNHTVILVTSAPRETAEYMNMKWAPSLQDALALAEEILGDGNAAVTVIPDGVSVIVDTPGK from the coding sequence GTGAGGGTATTCCTTCCCTACGGCAGTTCCCACATAACCTGCGAAATACCTGATTCCAGGCTTCGGGCGATCCTCTCCCCGAAGCTTCCGGAAGCGGAGGAGAAGACGGGAGAAGCGATCGTCAGAGCGTCTCTCGCCCGTCCCGCCGGCAGCCCTCCTCTCAGGGAGCTCGCCGGAGGAAAGAAGAACGTGGTCATTCTTTCCAGCGATCATACCCGTCCCGTCCCCAGCGCCGTCATCATGCCCCTTCTCCTGGAGGAAATCCGCGCCGGGAATCCCGGGGCCGACATCACCATACTCGTCGCCACGGGATGCCACAGGAGCACAACGGAGGACGAACTCGAGGAGAGGTACGGCACGGAAATTGTCCGCAGCGTTCGGATCGTGGTCCACGACAGCCTGGACGAGAACAGCCTCGTATCCGTGGGCACCCTGCCCTCGGGAGGAGAACTGGTTCTCAACCGCCTCGCAGTGGAGGCGGACCTTCTCGTTGCGGAAGGATTCATCGAACCCCACTTTTTTGCCGGCTTCTCCGGCGGACGGAAGAGCGTTCTTCCCGGCGTGGCGGCCTACAGGACGGTCCTGGCCAACCACTGCGCCGAGTTCATCGCCTCCCCCGGGGCGAGGACGGGGATCCTCGAGGGAAACCCTATCCACGAAGACATGGTCTACGCCGCCAGGAAAGCGGGGCTCGCCTTCATCTGCAACGTGGTCCTCGACCCGCAGAAGCGCATCACCGCCGCCTTCAGCGGGGACATGGAGAAAGCCCACGAAGAGGGGTGCGCCTTCCTGAGCCGTTTAGCAAAGGTGCAGGCTGTGCCTGCGGACATCGTGATCACGGGCAACGGCGGATATCCCCTCGACCAGAACATCTACCAGGCAGTGAAGAGCATGACCGCTGCCGAGGCCTCCTGCAGGCCGGGAGGGATCATCATCGAGGCGGCGGAATGCAGGGACGGTCACGGAGGAGAGGCTTTCTACCATGCCTTCCGGGATATACCCACCGCCCGGGGGGTGCTGGACAGCATTCTCGCCAGGGGGAGGGACAGCACCGAACCGGACCAGTGGGAGATCCAGATTTTCGCCAGGATCCTCATGAACCATACCGTCATTCTGGTGACGTCGGCGCCGAGGGAGACGGCGGAGTACATGAACATGAAATGGGCTCCCTCCCTGCAGGATGCCCTTGCGCTTGCTGAGGAGATCCTGGGTGACGGGAACGCCGCCGTGACGGTTATCCCCGACGGGGTGTCGGTTATCGTGGATACCCCGGGGAAGTGA